A window from Anser cygnoides isolate HZ-2024a breed goose chromosome 1, Taihu_goose_T2T_genome, whole genome shotgun sequence encodes these proteins:
- the CLDN14 gene encoding claudin-14 isoform X1 — protein sequence MASTAVQLLGFSLSLLGLIGTLIATILPHWWRTAHVGTNIITAVAYMKGLWMECVWHSTGIYQCQVHRSQLALPRDLQAARAMMVISCVLSALACVIAVVGMKCTRCAKGTSAKASIAVSGGIVFILAGLVCLVPVSWTTNDVVTDFYNPLLPHGMKYEIGQALYLGFVSASLTILGGALLCTSGQCSGNEAPYQPQPRGTRRTAPSCRPPTVYKGNHASSLTSASHSGYRLNDYVKKECEHKTAPFSAWRINTKETGIFWGLHIPAYFKSGIWV from the exons ATGGCAAGCACAGCTGTTCAGTTACTTGGCTTCTCTCTAAGCCTGCTCGGTCTAATTGGGACACTAATTGCTACTATTCTGCCACACTGGTGGCGAACGGCGCATGTAGGCACCAATATTATAACAGCTGTGGCGTATATGAAAGGGCTGTGGATGGAGTGCGTCTGGCACAGCACCGGCATCTACCAGTGCCAAGTCCACCGCTCCCAGCTCGCACTGCCTCGTGACCTCCAAGCAGCCCGTGCCATGATGGTGATTTCCTGCGTCCTTTCCGCGCTGGCATGCGTGATTGCCGTCGTCGGAATGAAGTGCACCCGCTGTGCCAAGGGGACTTCTGCCAAAGCCTCCATCGCGGTCTCCGGGGGGATCGTCTTCATCCTGGCTGGTCTCGTTTGCCTGGTACCCGTTTCCTGGACCACTAACGATGTAGTTACAGATTTCTACAACCCCCTGCTTCCTCACGGGATGAAGTACGAGATAGGTCAAGCCCTGTACCTTGGCTTTGTCTCTGCGTCTTTGACGATCCTCGGAGGCGCTCTGCTGTGCACGTCGGGCCAGTGCAGCGGGAACGAGGCACCCTACCAGCCGCAGCCCAGAGGCACGAGGAGGACTGCTCCCTCCTGCAGACCACCAACTGTCTACAAGGGAAACCATGCTTCTTCCCTGACATCTGCTTCCCATAGCGGCTACAGATTAAATGACTATGT aaagaaagaatgtgAACACAAAACTGCTCCCTTCAGTGCATGGAGAATAAATACAAAGGAAACTGGGATATTCTGGGGACTGCACATACCTGCCTACTTTAAATCAGGGATTTGGGTATAG
- the CLDN14 gene encoding claudin-14 isoform X2, whose protein sequence is MASTAVQLLGFSLSLLGLIGTLIATILPHWWRTAHVGTNIITAVAYMKGLWMECVWHSTGIYQCQVHRSQLALPRDLQAARAMMVISCVLSALACVIAVVGMKCTRCAKGTSAKASIAVSGGIVFILAGLVCLVPVSWTTNDVVTDFYNPLLPHGMKYEIGQALYLGFVSASLTILGGALLCTSGQCSGNEAPYQPQPRGTRRTAPSCRPPTVYKGNHASSLTSASHSGYRLNDYV, encoded by the coding sequence ATGGCAAGCACAGCTGTTCAGTTACTTGGCTTCTCTCTAAGCCTGCTCGGTCTAATTGGGACACTAATTGCTACTATTCTGCCACACTGGTGGCGAACGGCGCATGTAGGCACCAATATTATAACAGCTGTGGCGTATATGAAAGGGCTGTGGATGGAGTGCGTCTGGCACAGCACCGGCATCTACCAGTGCCAAGTCCACCGCTCCCAGCTCGCACTGCCTCGTGACCTCCAAGCAGCCCGTGCCATGATGGTGATTTCCTGCGTCCTTTCCGCGCTGGCATGCGTGATTGCCGTCGTCGGAATGAAGTGCACCCGCTGTGCCAAGGGGACTTCTGCCAAAGCCTCCATCGCGGTCTCCGGGGGGATCGTCTTCATCCTGGCTGGTCTCGTTTGCCTGGTACCCGTTTCCTGGACCACTAACGATGTAGTTACAGATTTCTACAACCCCCTGCTTCCTCACGGGATGAAGTACGAGATAGGTCAAGCCCTGTACCTTGGCTTTGTCTCTGCGTCTTTGACGATCCTCGGAGGCGCTCTGCTGTGCACGTCGGGCCAGTGCAGCGGGAACGAGGCACCCTACCAGCCGCAGCCCAGAGGCACGAGGAGGACTGCTCCCTCCTGCAGACCACCAACTGTCTACAAGGGAAACCATGCTTCTTCCCTGACATCTGCTTCCCATAGCGGCTACAGATTAAATGACTATGTGTGA